One region of Zingiber officinale cultivar Zhangliang chromosome 7B, Zo_v1.1, whole genome shotgun sequence genomic DNA includes:
- the LOC122007077 gene encoding UDP-N-acetylglucosamine transporter UGNT1-like isoform X2, with protein MTLNSVLLPVSEPPPPPLRAVDESAAPILRESSMSRRGAFVALSYMACAVLLVMFNKAALSSYNFPCANVITLSQMISSTCFLYTMRRWRIISFTNGEAHKSGLVPPQTVLLTLPLSLAYLLYMLATMECVRGVNVPMYTMLRRTTVVFTMTVEYLMTRQKYSFPIVASVAMIVFGAIVAGARDLSFDVYGYIMVFIANMTTAIYLATINRTSKTSGLNSFGLMWCHGIVCGPILLFWTYIHGDLELTMNFPYLHSLGFQYLHCSRICLPSDLAGCCSVGFPSTC; from the exons ATGACGCTCAACAGCGTTCTGCTTCCGGTATCggagccgccgccgccgcctctgcGGGCCGTGGACGAAAGCGCCGCCCCCATTCTCCGGGAATCTTCCATGAGCCGGCGAGGTGCCTTCGTTGCACTCTCCTACATGGCCTGCGCAG TTCTACTTGTTATGTTCAATAAAGCAGCCCTATCTTCATATAATTTCCCTTGTGCTAATGTTATTACTCTATCCCAG ATGATCAGTTCAACATGCTTTCTTTATACAATGAGGCGTTGGAGGATAATTTCTTTTACTAATGGTGAAGCACATAAATCAGGCCTTGTGCCACCTCAAACAGTGTTGCTCACCCTTCCTCTTTCCCTTGCATATTTGCTTTATATG TTGGCTACTATGGAGTGTGTCCGTGGAGTAAATGTTCCAATGTATACCATGCTTAGGCGCACAACTGTTGTGTTTACAATGACTGTTGAGTACCTAATGACAAGGCAAAAGTACTCATTCCCAATTGTTGCAAG TGTTGCAATGATTGTCTTTGGAGCTATTGTTGCTGGAGCTCGAGACTTATCCTTCGATGTTTATGGCTATATCATGGTTTTCATCGCCAATATGACGACTGCAATTTATCTAGCAACTATAAACCGCACTA GTAAAACCAGTGGACTCAATAGTTTTGGGCTCATGTGGTGTCACG GAATAGTGTGTGGACCGATTTTGCTTTTCTGGACATACATTCATGGTGATTTGGAGCTCACAATGAACTTTCCCTATCTTCATTCTCTTGGTTTTCAG TACTTACATTGCTCCAGGATCTGTTTACCATCGGACTTGGCTGGTTGTTGTTCGGTGGGCTTCCCTTCAACATG TTGA
- the LOC122007077 gene encoding UDP-N-acetylglucosamine transporter UGNT1-like isoform X1 gives MTLNSVLLPVSEPPPPPLRAVDESAAPILRESSMSRRGAFVALSYMACAVLLVMFNKAALSSYNFPCANVITLSQMISSTCFLYTMRRWRIISFTNGEAHKSGLVPPQTVLLTLPLSLAYLLYMLATMECVRGVNVPMYTMLRRTTVVFTMTVEYLMTRQKYSFPIVASVAMIVFGAIVAGARDLSFDVYGYIMVFIANMTTAIYLATINRTSKTSGLNSFGLMWCHGIVCGPILLFWTYIHGDLELTMNFPYLHSLGFQIVMLFSCILAFFLNYCIFLNTTLNSALTQTMCGNLKDLFTIGLGWLLFGGLPFNMLNVIGQALGFLGSSFYAYCKLKGK, from the exons ATGACGCTCAACAGCGTTCTGCTTCCGGTATCggagccgccgccgccgcctctgcGGGCCGTGGACGAAAGCGCCGCCCCCATTCTCCGGGAATCTTCCATGAGCCGGCGAGGTGCCTTCGTTGCACTCTCCTACATGGCCTGCGCAG TTCTACTTGTTATGTTCAATAAAGCAGCCCTATCTTCATATAATTTCCCTTGTGCTAATGTTATTACTCTATCCCAG ATGATCAGTTCAACATGCTTTCTTTATACAATGAGGCGTTGGAGGATAATTTCTTTTACTAATGGTGAAGCACATAAATCAGGCCTTGTGCCACCTCAAACAGTGTTGCTCACCCTTCCTCTTTCCCTTGCATATTTGCTTTATATG TTGGCTACTATGGAGTGTGTCCGTGGAGTAAATGTTCCAATGTATACCATGCTTAGGCGCACAACTGTTGTGTTTACAATGACTGTTGAGTACCTAATGACAAGGCAAAAGTACTCATTCCCAATTGTTGCAAG TGTTGCAATGATTGTCTTTGGAGCTATTGTTGCTGGAGCTCGAGACTTATCCTTCGATGTTTATGGCTATATCATGGTTTTCATCGCCAATATGACGACTGCAATTTATCTAGCAACTATAAACCGCACTA GTAAAACCAGTGGACTCAATAGTTTTGGGCTCATGTGGTGTCACG GAATAGTGTGTGGACCGATTTTGCTTTTCTGGACATACATTCATGGTGATTTGGAGCTCACAATGAACTTTCCCTATCTTCATTCTCTTGGTTTTCAG ATTGTGATGCTATTTTCTTGCATTTTGGCATTTTTCTTGAACTACTGCATTTTCTTAAATACAACATTGAACTCTGCACTAACACAGACAATGTGCGGCAATCTGAAG GATCTGTTTACCATCGGACTTGGCTGGTTGTTGTTCGGTGGGCTTCCCTTCAACATG TTGAATGTTATTGGCCAAGCTCTTGGTTTCCTCGGCTCAAGCTTCTACGCGTACTGCAAACTCAAGGGGAAATAG